One genomic region from Bacillota bacterium encodes:
- a CDS encoding 1-phosphofructokinase, producing the protein MRVSAGGDAVILTVTLNASLDKTYSVPGFAVGRDVVAAHVECSPGGKGLNVASFARSLGAEALATGILGGHTGRHVLDLLAARGIAHDFVWIEGESRSCHIIYDPDGNTLTQIREPGPRVPPGTRHAVAEKLRQLAARAQVVVMSGSLPPGLESDTYRELVALARAQQVPVILDTAGEPLALGLEAGPTLIKPNWDELRELARRLEITGAFPETRFTAASGRGDGEDVRRWAAAVAQEVHRRFGTRVVASLGRLGAVVAEESGVYAVVPPPIQAVNTISCGDALVAGIAVGWTRGLELREAVRLGVAVATAKARRFSTGSVTAEETAELLPRVAAVSLG; encoded by the coding sequence GTGCGCGTAAGCGCCGGGGGTGATGCCGTGATCCTGACTGTCACCCTGAACGCGTCCTTGGATAAGACGTACTCGGTGCCCGGCTTCGCCGTGGGCCGGGATGTGGTGGCCGCCCACGTGGAGTGCTCGCCGGGCGGCAAAGGCCTCAACGTCGCCTCTTTTGCTCGTTCGCTGGGGGCGGAGGCGCTGGCCACCGGTATCCTGGGCGGCCATACCGGGCGGCACGTTCTCGACCTGCTCGCGGCAAGGGGCATCGCCCACGACTTTGTCTGGATCGAAGGCGAATCCCGCAGCTGCCACATCATCTACGATCCTGACGGCAATACGCTGACCCAAATCCGTGAGCCGGGGCCGCGCGTGCCGCCGGGGACCCGCCACGCGGTGGCGGAAAAGCTCCGGCAGCTGGCGGCGCGGGCCCAGGTCGTGGTCATGTCGGGAAGCCTGCCGCCGGGCCTGGAGAGCGACACCTACCGGGAGCTGGTCGCGCTGGCGCGCGCCCAGCAGGTGCCGGTCATCCTGGACACCGCGGGCGAGCCGCTGGCGCTGGGGCTTGAGGCCGGGCCGACCCTCATCAAACCCAATTGGGACGAACTACGGGAGCTGGCCCGCCGGCTCGAGATCACCGGTGCCTTTCCCGAAACGCGCTTCACGGCGGCGTCCGGCCGCGGCGACGGGGAGGACGTGCGCCGGTGGGCCGCCGCTGTGGCCCAAGAGGTACACCGGCGCTTCGGCACCCGGGTGGTGGCTTCGCTGGGGCGGCTGGGCGCGGTGGTGGCCGAGGAGAGTGGCGTGTACGCGGTCGTACCGCCCCCTATCCAGGCCGTCAACACCATCAGCTGCGGCGACGCTCTCGTGGCCGGCATCGCGGTCGGCTGGACCCGGGGGTTGGAGCTGCGCGAGGCTGTGCGGCTCGGCGTCGCTGTCGCCACGGCCAAGGCCCGGCGTTTTTCGACCGGTTCCGTGACGGCGGAAGAAACAGCGGAACTCTTGCCGCGCGTGGCGGCAGTGTCCCTCGGCTAA
- a CDS encoding serine hydrolase, translating into MTTRDIPVFLSIDAAPEALGFDSGAMKGIRELLIRYVEGGHIAGAAALVARYGQIVQRLAVGWADLDTKKPLASDTLFRIFSLTKPITSVAALMLVEQGAVALDDPVSDYIPAFRDVRVFAGLQGGRIVTEPPRRSLTVRHLLTHTSGVAGTAMRSDEPLAAAYRNARIGDERLTLAEMCERLAEIPLLFHPGEQWRYGVSTDVLARVVEVASGMSFGRFLRERLFLPLGMHDTSYVVPPEKRDRLATLYTATAGGLRPLKHTNVTPATAAAAGAAPADARAASNAQVAGGELATAYRGAESDARSLGPTLESGSTGLVSTITDYFRFAQMLLDEGRWQNQSLLRAETVRMMVRNQLPPDLLPYRLPWPHVARYTAGCGFGFGVRVVMDLDRWGLPGSVGEYGWAGASNTYLWIDPVKKIVALLFAQVFPFMHTDLDRQFKRLVYAALMD; encoded by the coding sequence ATGACTACGAGAGACATTCCCGTCTTCCTGTCAATCGACGCGGCGCCGGAAGCGCTGGGCTTCGACTCGGGCGCAATGAAGGGCATCCGGGAGCTCCTCATCCGTTACGTCGAGGGTGGCCACATCGCCGGCGCCGCCGCGCTGGTAGCCCGCTACGGGCAGATCGTGCAGCGGCTGGCGGTGGGCTGGGCGGATCTCGACACGAAGAAGCCGCTGGCCTCCGACACGCTGTTTCGCATTTTCTCCCTCACCAAGCCCATAACCAGCGTCGCGGCGCTGATGCTCGTCGAACAAGGCGCCGTCGCGCTCGATGACCCCGTGTCCGACTACATCCCCGCTTTCCGCGACGTCCGCGTCTTCGCCGGGCTGCAGGGCGGCCGCATCGTGACCGAGCCGCCGCGCCGCTCCCTAACGGTGCGGCACCTGCTGACGCACACCTCAGGCGTCGCCGGCACCGCGATGCGCAGCGACGAGCCCCTGGCCGCTGCGTACCGGAACGCCCGCATCGGCGACGAGCGGCTGACGCTGGCGGAAATGTGCGAGCGGCTGGCGGAGATTCCTCTGCTGTTTCATCCGGGGGAGCAGTGGCGCTACGGGGTCAGCACGGACGTGCTGGCGCGCGTGGTGGAAGTGGCCTCCGGGATGAGCTTCGGCCGGTTCTTGCGCGAGCGGCTCTTCCTGCCGCTGGGCATGCACGACACGTCTTACGTGGTGCCGCCGGAAAAGCGCGACCGGCTGGCGACCCTGTACACGGCGACCGCCGGCGGCCTGCGGCCGCTGAAGCACACGAACGTGACGCCGGCCACCGCAGCGGCCGCCGGCGCAGCGCCCGCGGACGCGCGCGCCGCCTCCAATGCCCAGGTTGCGGGGGGCGAACTTGCGACGGCATACAGGGGCGCGGAAAGCGACGCGCGCTCGCTCGGCCCCACGCTTGAATCCGGCAGCACAGGGCTCGTTTCCACCATCACCGACTACTTCCGCTTCGCGCAGATGCTGCTCGACGAAGGCCGCTGGCAGAACCAGTCACTGCTGCGTGCCGAAACCGTGCGCATGATGGTGCGCAACCAGCTGCCGCCCGACCTGCTGCCGTACCGCCTGCCCTGGCCGCACGTGGCCCGCTACACCGCCGGCTGCGGCTTCGGCTTCGGCGTGCGGGTCGTGATGGACCTCGACCGGTGGGGCTTGCCCGGCTCGGTGGGGGAATACGGCTGGGCGGGTGCGTCCAACACGTAC
- a CDS encoding IS256 family transposase: VAALLTEAADDVLAYMAFPREHWQKIHSTNPLERLMREIGRRVDVVGIFPNAAAALRLIGAVLQEQEDEWRVQRRYLSMQSMAKLAVTRSETEAALVLDA, from the coding sequence GGTAGCTGCTCTGCTGACCGAGGCCGCTGACGATGTTCTCGCCTACATGGCGTTTCCAAGGGAGCACTGGCAGAAGATCCACTCCACAAACCCGCTGGAGCGCCTGATGCGGGAGATTGGCCGGCGTGTCGATGTGGTCGGCATCTTTCCCAACGCAGCGGCAGCCCTACGGCTGATCGGCGCCGTCCTGCAGGAGCAGGAGGACGAGTGGCGGGTGCAGCGGCGGTATCTGAGCATGCAGTCGATGGCCAAACTGGCCGTGACGCGGTCTGAGACTGAGGCAGCCCTGGTTCTCGACGCCTGA